The genomic stretch CGAGGACCCAAAAGGGCGGCGGCTCTTCTTGAGGATTTGTGGGTGTAGAATAAGCCCAAATCTGTCGTACCCTTGAGGTTgtgaaaaatgtctttaacaccattccagtgtctGCATGTAGGCGTGTTGCTATATCTAggcaaaagattaacagcgaaggagatgtcaggtTTAGTGCATTAAGCCAAGTGCAACAAAGCActaattgcacttaggtatggaacttcaggctcTAAAATCTCTTCCCCATCCTCCTTCTCCTTTGGATGGAaaggatctcgtttagcatctaaaGTCCAAACGACCATAGGAGCACTcaaaggcttcgctttatcctcattaaaatgtcgcaacaccttctaggtgtagtttgattgatgtactaggattccatccgaacaatgctcgatctccaggcTGAGACAATATCTAGTTTTCCCAAgatttttcatctcaaattccaatttcaaatgcgatgcaatttcctcaagctctgtaAGAGTTCTAATGAGGTTAATGTCGTTGACATAAACTGCAATGATTACAAATccgaaatgtgacttcttaatgaacacgtATAGACATAGTTCGTTATTCACATAACTCTGACTTGTAAAAATTCACTCAAACGATTATACCATATCCGCCtagattgtttcaatccatagagTGACCTCCTCAACCTAATTGAGAGAGTGTGTTCCGTCATCTataactatttgaaccagtcaatggaagtccttctggaactttcatgtacatTTCTGTATTTAGATCCCCATAAAGATACttggttaccacgtccataagatgcatattcagtttttttggaaaactactaaactgataaggtagtgaAACGTTATGACGTCCATTACGGGGGAATACGTCTCCTTGTAATCAATCCCAAGGTGTTGAGAGAAGCCTTGTGCTATGAGGCATGCTTTGTaccgcactatttcattcttctcattacgcttcctcatgaaaacccacttgtagcccacGGGCTTCAGATATGGTGAAGTATGAGCTGCAGGCCCAAACACCTTACATttcgcaagcgaatcgagttcgacctggattgcttgtttccagtttgaccaatccattctacgtcgacattcatcaatgaaGCGTGGTTTAATGTCATCGATAAACATGATATCAGAAGCAACAGTATACGTGAATGCATCATAGACTAGCATCTTACTCCAATTCCAAATCTCATCCAAAACTACGTAATCGATCGgaatctcacgattctcagaAGGTCGGTATGTCTCATCTAAAACATCACCGTAAtttagaataacctcatgcacTGGAACAGATGGGTAAGCAATGGTCGGATTCAACTTAGGTTTACTAGTTTGTGCCGTTTTCCTCTTCCAGgtttgtgaatcctttgaaccaggAGGCTTGCCATGCTTCAGGGTAGGAGTAGGTGATTGGTTAGTTGTCATTGTACTTTGCCATGTGGAAGGTGTGGTTGCCCTACCTCGGAGAAGGTTCGGCCTTCCACAGTGATGTTACGGCATACGATCAGTACGTCCATCCTTACAGGTGCATTTGCAGTGAGTATATATAATCTCATCATCTTTGCTAGATTAGTAAAGCATCTAGCATGCTTTGAgtaatgctctgaagatctagaaTGCGTTGTGGGGATCTAAATAAGACATAGTGGGAGTAATCCATGAAAATTCAGGGCGTTCTACATGAATGTTAGTGATCTTATCTCCtcctaacgacgggaagactgtctcatcgaagtgacaatctgcaaaacgtgcggtaaagagatctcctATCAAGGGTTCTAAGTGGCGGATAATTGATGacgaatcataaccgacatagattcccatttttctttgaGGACCTAGATTCCCAATTTTCTCTGAGGACCTATTTTGGTACATAGTGGCATCGCTATTGGCACAAAGACTACGCACCTAAACACACGTAAATGCGAGACGTTAAGTTCgtatccagtaaccaactgtaataGTGAATAAGGTTGGGTAGCGGTGGGCCTCAGGCAGACTAATATAAATGCGTACAATATTGCGTGACCCCAGGTAGATACCGAAAAATTGGTTATTATTACAAAAGTTCGAGCTATCGTTTGAAggtgctttatgaaagcttttgCCGAGCCGTTTTATGTGTGAACATGAGGTACacgatgttcaacttcaatcccaatagacatgcaataatcgtcaaggGTTTGTgatgtaaactctccagcattatccagtcgaatcgacttgactggataatcagggtggttagccctaagcttaataatttgtgctaggAGTTTCAAAAATGCAACATTGCGTGTGGACAATAAGCATACATGTGACCATCATATCGATGCGTCCCAACACCATAAattatctaaatggtccgcacgTTGGTtagataggtccacaaatatccccttgaatcctctgaagaaatttaggggggtcatgaataatctttgtaattgaGGATTGAATGTTCTATTTCCCCAAGGAACATGCTTTGCAAAGAGGATTGCCGGGATAAGATTTCAAGTGATGCCTATGATATGCTTTGAGGATATGGCACATCATATCTCGTCCGGGATGTCCCATTCGATCATGTTAAATTAGCAAAGTGTCCTGGAACCCAGGACtagggccggccacatagtGTGTCTTGACGGCTCGAATGGTTGTTATGTACAACCCACTCAGGAAACGTTCCAGCTTCTCATGAATATGCTTTTGGCCATATTCGTAAGAAgcgatacaaagaaattcagaaccattctcttgagtggtttcaacatgatattaCTTATCTCGAATGTTTCTAAAACTCAGCAACCTTATTCCAGAACGTGGAAAATAGAGtgcctctttaatggttaattcagtaccattggacaacattatacggaCCTTTCTGTATCCTTCTATCATGTTGGATGGAtctgagagggttgtcagaggtgcattcttaggtacaaAGTTAGTAAATAGTGTTTCTCACACAATATGGTGTGCGTAATTGCACTATTAGCCatacaactaacttccccactggtcatacctagaaataaattaattgaatcgatcacatgcataaatataattcaattcattcaattaattaattcgagaaataatatccaaagttcaaaacaaaccaaaaccaaacaaataattccaaagacttaaaaaaaattgtccgaaattaaaccataaacctagaaaaTTTAGGGGAGGTTCGGCCACTCCTAGTGTCCGAAGCCACTAGGGGTTAAACACCCTAAAACATGTCTAAAATTTATTCTTCCATAAGAGCAAATGCCTCCTGAAAATCTAAAACCTCCATGGATGTAGTAGTATCTTCGGGAAGTTCTACATGCACAAAGTTAGTGTCATGACGAGAATGATATTTTGCAATGGCCTCGTGGGTAGCTCGGCATACATGTGACTAATGATCTTTTGATCCACAGTGGTGGCACATGTCCATTTTAGtggaatttgattcaacggtagtttttcctttgttcttgaagtttggggccttcgGGGCAAGATATTGGCGTTTATGGGTCGAGTTTCCTCCCTTGGATATGCCTCTGTTTGGTGGACCTTGGGCCTGTGGTGGGGCTTGCCACCATTTCCCACGGCTAGGACATGATCTTCATCGGTTATGGTTGCTAAAAGTTATCGCGTGCGCTTCTGGCAAGGCGTGCAAGTCAAGAGGTCAAGCTTGATGATTCCTCATCAAAAGCTGGTTTTGCTTTTCATCGAGAAGTAGAACATTTatcaaatctgaaaatttggtgaacttctATGTCTAATATTGTTGTTGCATGACAATATTGGTGGTattgaaggtcgaataggtcttttCCAGGAGATCTTGTTCGGTTAAGTCTTTGTTACAGAACTTAAGTAGTGAtcagattctacaaacttcaaagttgtactcattcacagacttaaagacTTGGAAGCATAAATGCTACCAGTCGTGTCTTCTTTCAGACAAGAaaatgtctttctggtgatcaAAGCGATTCGCCAGAGTAAGCCAGAGGGTATGGGGATCTTCCTCCGTGAGGTACTCGGTCTgtagtgcatcatggatgtgatAGTAGTAGCTTTCTGAGCTTTGTCGACGGGTGCATCATCGGTTGGTTCCTCGATGGTAGCTCTAAGACTCTTTGTAgtaaggtggagcttcacatcttgaacCCACTTTAGGTAGTTTCTTCCGGAGACTTCCAAAGTGGtaaaatcgagcttgttcaagtttgaCATGTCCCTAAACATAAGGTACAACAAAATGTGGTTAGTCATATAGAAAGCCATAGACATACATCGTAGAACATTTGGGTTCTTtaaacatgtattggtttaatttatgcatgaaagctacaggtttcatgtggtaagttttgaatgaaaactttgggtttcaaaggcactaaattcgaaACTACAGGTTCGATTTAGTTATGAACTTTTAGTTCATATATAGGGGTACATGCAAGAACacaaaatacaatatacaataaagtgtagtggatttgtgGATTGCTTTAGGAACCCAAGTGTGAGTGCTTCGGAACTACAAAAGATAGTCAATGGTTCAAAGAGACGAAATActttattgaatcgttaattgcCAAAAAATGAGCTTcgggccaataattttggattaattgtttgattagtggactgctggtcactttaattaattcaatagattgagACCATTTAGGGTCGATTGATGAagctaaaataattataacaagTGGTTTAAAATGATTGAGAATGCCAAAAATTTAGATTAGAAAAACCGTAGCCCAAACACAGTGGGCATGGGTGCCATGAGTAGGAAAATgccctatagggtttattgggcttggGTGTCTACTAGGAGCAGCCCAAATCATGGTTGTAGGCCACTGGTCCGATTTGGGGTAAGCCCAGCCGTAAAGGCGCAATGTTGGGCCAAGTTAAATGCACATGGCAAACCGAAATGACGTGTTGGTGTGCACGCGAAAACCCAGCAATACGCTGGTTTCAGATTTGTGCCTAGGGAAATAAGCCCAGCCGTTTGGGCTGGCTATTTGATTGCAAGCTGTGGCTTAAGGCAGAGCCCAACAGCAAGCTACTGGCGTTGGCCGAGATAGGGAACTGGTCTAACAAGCCTGGAAGGATGCTGTAGACGGGTCGGGGCTTCAGGCTCGTGTTAGGGACATGCCTAGCATGCTTCTGGCATGCGGCTTGGGTCGGGTTTGGACTAGGGCTTCAGGCCAGCACCGTGGTGCTGTGGCGATGTTgcaaaaatcttaatttttgtttgtttgtttgtttttttttttttttttaaatttttgggttaaaaccctaattgcttctaaattaatttcgattctttgactcacaattCAACATAGCATAAATTCGTAATGCATGaagaattatatatattgacaaaatatatgaacatatatatgatatatataattggaaggaaaatataaatataggggtttcatgcatcatggggaatgttttcatgcttcaaggtttttttttcaaatatcttaatttattttaaaagaacctgattggcaaaaaatgattgaaagcctttgaatttgtcgAAGATAGCCTCCTCCTACGATCCTTTAGTTCCTTAGCTTCTGGTAAAAgcgtgctgataatgtgttgtaaGCCTATTTGACTGAACTGTATAAGTACAGAGAGGGAAAGGGGCCGGTGGCAacaaaagagaagagagagatttaattctaaggtgtgtgtgttgtatcacccccttatgcctttatttatagtagtaggaatGGTAGAATCCTTACTCTTTTAGGATTACatctcttaataggtaatcaactcctaataggtaACTACAAGATACCCtagatatactaggatttacacaatcacattcctaatccgATAGGATTGCAACactattttatatatttctcataattattatattattatttaatattttatttggtgAGATTTTTGTGGCCCATGAGGCCCACACCTAAACTCTCCTCTCATCTCTTGCCCCTTGGCACCTTGTCTCCTACACTTTCGAACTCGCCATTTCCAGTGAAGGTAAGCTTCAAATACTCTTGAAATTTTCGTATTGGGCACAATAATAAAAATTGTGTTAACATGGATGGGAAATTAATCTAACAACTTATCAGAACGGAGGCGCAAAAAACCCTTTATTTGTGCTGACATCATTGGGCACTAAACATAGTATTGTGCCCTTTGATCAAAGGGCACGcgtattgtgacatcccacatcgcccaggggagtgatccttaaatgtatattcctatccttacctagcacgaggccttttgggagctcactggcttcgggttccatgggaactccgaagttatgcgagtagcgtgcgagaacattcccaggatgggtgacccatcgggaagttctcgtgtgagttcccaaaaacaaaaccgtgagggcgtggtcggggcccaaagcggacaatatcgtgctatggtggtggagcgggcctgggaagtggtgcCGCCCGGGCCGGAATGTGACACGTATAGAGGGCACACATAAGATTTTAGTTGCTAATTGTTGCTATTGTTCTAAAGGCACATATGTTGGTGCCCTTAGGCCTTATAGGCACGTATAACTTTTTGTGCATAGTGCCCACAATTTTTGTAGTGAAATGTTTTTAACTAATATTAGCAATTATTAGGCTTTTAAAGGTGCGTCAGAAATGTGAGTGTGATTTCAATTTTAGAAATCAAATACTTTCAATATACagaaaaatttgagttttatgggAGAGGTTCCAATTTTAAGTTCAATATAAGAAACTCATGAGTTTGATTACAATAAATTACCAGCTatttgtgagagagagagagagagagagagagagagagagagagagagagagagagagagagagaatgataaCTAAttataaaatgagaaaaatttgATAGGTCCCCCAATTAATAGGTAAGACTCATCTATCAAACTCACACTATTGTAGCAAACTCACATCACCGTAGCAACAATGTTATAACAAAACTAATAATCAAACTTACATCTATCTTAATGTGTGCACTATTAGGCATACGTTTTATACAAATAATAAAGCTATTACTtagtatatattaatttaataggATATACTTCTTAGCCCTTATCATAGTGAGTAAAATATGAAATAGatatatacataaaaaataagtacgtGTATTATTCGACAACTTTGCTTAAAAAATACATTGAAAAATTCAGataatgttttattttaatagGAAAATACGTATGTACAATTTAAAAATGTGggttaattatttaaataaataagatactaaatgaattgaaataattttagtaattaattattattattaattttttttttttaccatgcGGCACAAGTTGACTGCCATGTCAGTAAAAATATGGGCACTACATTTGCCACATTATGACTTAACGGTAAATTTGACAGATAGACTAACTTAGGTCTAACATTGCAATGAATTAGTAAGTTGATGTAtaacattgcaatgtttaaaagatgaggtatgacttTGTTATATGAACCAAAGTTGAAGtactaaaatataatttacctcaAAATTATGTATAGAAAATGTGAATTTTATGTGTTATTGAAAATGTATGAAAATAATGTGTATTAACTTGAAAAGTACGTATGTACAAATATAATATGTGTATGGTACTTGGAGTTTTAAAAAATATGCAATTTAACGAATCATTAAAACTTGTACGAGAAATAGAAATATTTTGAAAAGTATATACATACGTATTTATCTGTATATTATATACAAATTTACTAAGGTTCTTATCCAATATACCCGAATTCACTAATTATGATTCTTATTCAATATTCTAAGAGGGACAAATAGAGTTGGTATACAACTGGATTAGCTCCGCCTAACAAGATTGAGACATAACAAGTGGTTTAGAATACTGGCCCTTTTGCCTTGTCTCTTGTTATGGCGCCCCTTGTATACCATATTGGACCACAaacaaacaattaattaatgtaCCCAATCAaactttattttggtttttttgtttgcttcCTTTCTCCCCGTGTACAAGCTCAATTATATTGTACCTATTTTTTGGCCACTCAATCACTGGACATTGTAATTGTCAACCTATGAAACACTCACAGTTTAAATTACATGTCATTAATCTTCTAATAAGCGCCATTTTAAGTATGGTAAAAAATATCGACATGCGTAATCGTAAAATGAACTTAGAAATGCAATTGAATGATTAATCGTAGatatataatgttttttttagtGGTGATTTTAAAGACTATCCATTGATGCAGGACAGAACCAAGAGTATCGAGGAGAGGGGAATAGATAATCTGGGATTCGCTCAACCAGGGGCAACGGAGCTGGCTCATGTCGCTAATCGTGGATTCACTCACACGACCAAGACAAATGCTTGATTTTAGAAAGAGAAATCACTCTCTTCAAATGCACAAGGCAAATacaattttaattcattcaagtcTAGCCCAAGGGCCTTTGATACATCAATATTTAAAGGAACTCAAGATAAAGGAACATAAATATACTACAACTTCCTAAGAAACTATCTAAAAATGACTTAACAAGTTCCTATGTCATTAAAATACATAGCCTATTATTCCAATGCATACTAGTGGtcttcaaattgttttcttcaAGGTCTGCCTCCCGCATCAATCCATTTTAGCGTTTGAATGAGCATGGAGGAtgagtatatataatatatagcaAACCTtagtattttttaattttatatccAAATTAATATGGAATCTAATAGTGGATAAAGGGAAGGAGGTTGGTACAAGTTGAACTGTTGGACAATTTCATCAAGGTCCATACGCGAGCGCTCATCAGAGGCTTCTTTACAGTTCATGATTCCATGCATGAATGACATCTTGCGCGCGGAGGTTTGTTGGTACAAAAAGCTGGTAGTATAACGCATGCAAGAATATATGTTAAGACAAAAGTAGGTACTAGTGGTTAGGAAAAAACGATGAAATAGAAAAGATGCCTTGCTATCTCTTCTTGTTTTTATCCTTTCTTTTCCGGAAACACAAACACCCACGGTTTGGAAAATAGCAGGCTGCTTACCAACAAACAGCTTaaattgttgttgttggtaATTATTAAATATCATGAACAAGAACAACAACCAACAACGTTAACCGAGCTAGCTACCAATGCATCTTGTTACATGATTACCCTCGTAATCTTAAAGCTTAATCAAAATAATATACGcactgtatatatataattactcTTGCATGCATATATACTTGGTGCTAATTAGATGGAGCCCTATGCCATTAATTATAACTTGGTTAATTACTAGGCAAGTTATACAATTGAATCGAGTACGTTGTCTTGCTTGCTAATATATTCTGctacatatttaaaaaaataaaaataaaaataaaaataacacgGCCATTCATTCCTAATACTCTAACACCAAAGTGGTTGAGAATTTTTCAATAGATACtaaataatccaaaaaaaaaaaaaaaaatatgaatgctGTTAAACTAAGATTGTTTCATACAATATTTCTACAGAAACAAGAAAGGGTCCATGCAAATTCTTATTTATTAAAGCTGGATTAGCTTGCAAATTAAATATAAGTCTAACAactaaaatgaaattatttatgcacctgccatggcccatttaaaaaaccaaataaataaatatttttcaacATTGAGTTTCAAGCTTGCTACCCTGTAAAAATTAATAACTGGTTGGCAAAAGGTAATTATGTATTATATATCCCCACAATGGAAATATGcagaaaattaaacataataaataaaacagaaaatccaTAAGCAAAGAAAGGTCATCTGTCAAGTCAAGCTAAGTGTAAGGCACGCCAATTGCCAAACAAGGCGCAACTGGTTTTGCACCCAAATATCTCATTCTTAGCTGGAATCAAACAGTGGGCCATGCAAGTAgggttctctctctctagtttctctctccctctgtacTCCACAGTTTTATATATGAACGTTCCGTCACACTTTCCTCGCAGCACTCAATTTTTCACAAACCTCTCTTTCTCATCTAGACTTAAGTGTTTCAGAAAATATTATGGCAAAAGCCGGGAAGCTAAGGAAGCTCAAGTCAGCAATAAAGAGATGGCCTTCGTTCACCAAGCTCACTCGCACCACAAGCTCTATTGCTGCAGCCGCAAGTGATGACCAATCAGATCATGTCAGCAAGGGCTCCAAGGAGCTTCATGCTGTGTATGTAGGCAAGTCAAGGAGAAGATACCTGGTCAGCTCGGACGTCGTTGACCACCCCGTCATTCAGGAGCTGGTGGACACGTCATCCGGCGAGGTTGTGGTGGCTTGTGAGGTGGTGCTGTTTGAGCACTTGTTGTGGATGCTTGAGAATGCAGAGACTCAGTTGGGGTCCATGGACGAGCTAGTTGAGTTCTACACTTGCTGAGTTTCTACATTAAGCTTgctaattaaatttgtaaattgagATTATGGTAggaattaaaatttgtttttgtagtttgtgtttgtgtgtgtgggCTGGCTGCTGCTATGTGTGTACGTATGTATGTCCATTTGGGACAGTGAGATTTAACCCATTTCATTTACAGCGAATGGAGATCAATCGACCATGTTAAAGAACTTGGTTAATTATAAactttcatattataatttacaacattttgttttactttactcATTTTTGTCCagtttaatatttgatttttggtttgttgcaagtaatattattattttaaattacactaaagaaaaatgaaagatttGGACCAAGAACCCAACGAATTAAAAGAGAAATGTCTTATTCATTAGAGTAATTTGCTACTTAccgtttattatttaatttaactttCACATTTTACATATTTCGTATGCGTTATGCACACAATGTATTCAATGCATTACTACGGTGTGTAATGGCTTTGGTTTTTCCTTTCTATACAAATTCAAACTCAGGTATTTTTTAGAGAatatttaattagttaattttgtTGCCGATACATTTGTAAATACATCATTTTCCGTAATGTGATAAAGTTTAGATTCATCATATTCAATGATATGCATTTTAACTTCATTTAAATTGTTATCGAGATTCTCCAGATACTTTTTTTcagcaaaaacaaagaaaaaaatggtaAGAGGTATTTTCACATGTATTTGTAATGATCATATAATCCATTTCTAAGTCATTCTATCAACATTTACTCATCTATGTTTTTACTAATTTGATCTCAATGTCTTGAAAACTTAACAAGCCATTTGAGAAATTGATCAGGGATTAGACTACAAGCGCAAAATTAATAAGGTCGCCGATTTGGGATATAGAATCCTCAGCCTTTGCCCCAATAGGTAAAA from Pyrus communis chromosome 7, drPyrComm1.1, whole genome shotgun sequence encodes the following:
- the LOC137741153 gene encoding auxin-responsive protein SAUR78 — translated: MAKAGKLRKLKSAIKRWPSFTKLTRTTSSIAAAASDDQSDHVSKGSKELHAVYVGKSRRRYLVSSDVVDHPVIQELVDTSSGEVVVACEVVLFEHLLWMLENAETQLGSMDELVEFYTC